The sequence CTCGCCGCGGCCGCGCAGTGGCTCGCGAACTTCGCCGTCACGGTCACCTTCCCGGTGCTCGGCGACATCTCGCTGCTGTTCACGTACGGCATGTACGCGACGTTCGCGGCGCTGTCGTTCGTGTTCGTCTTCTGGAAGGTGCCCGAGACGAACGGCATGTCGCTCGAGGAGTCGGAGACGCTCTTCCCGGCCAGGGGCTCGGCGCGCGTCAAGCGCGCGAGGTCGGAGACGGAGACTTCTTCCACGCCGACCGGATAAGGTTGCTTGGTGAGCTCCTCGCTGCTGTGTTGAACGTCGCTTGAGCAGGCGACCCCTTCCCCGAGCGTCTCGCCGTGGCATCCGCTCACGGTTCGCGCACTCCACCAGAGGATTGAACACAGCATGAAGTACGCAGAGTCCATCACCGACCTCGTCGGCGACACCCCCCTCGTGAAGCTCCGTCACGTCACCGAAGGCGTGACGGATGCCACGGTGCTGGTGAAGCTCGAATACCTGAACCCGGGCGGTTCGTCGAAAGACCGGATCGCGGCGCGGATCATCGACGCGGCCGAGGCCGAAGGGCTGCTGAAGCCGGGGGGCACGATCGTCGAGCCCACGTCGGGCAACACCGGCGTCGGCCTCGCGCTCGTCGCGCAGCAGCGCGGCTACCGCTGCGTGTTCGTGTGCCCCGACAAGGTCGGCGAAGACAAGCGCAACGTGCTCACCGCCTACGGCGCCGAGGTCGTCGTGACGCCGACGGCGGTCGCGCCCGACAGCCCCGAGTCGTACTACAGCGTCTCCGACCGGCTTGCGCGCGAGATCCCCGGTGCGTTCAAGCCGAACCAGTACGCGAACCCCAACGGCCCGCGTTCGCACTACGAGACCACCGGCCCCGAGATCTGGCGCGATACCGACGGTGAGATCACGCATTTCGTCGCCGGCGTCGGCACGGGCGGCACGATCAGCGGCACCGGCCGCTATCTGCGTGAGGTCTCCGACGACCGGGTGCGCATCATCGGCGCCGACCCCGAGGGGTCGGTGTACTCGGGTGGCACCGGCCGCCCCTATTTCGTCGAGGGGGTCGGCGAGGACTTCTGGCCGGCCGCATACGACCCGGCCGTGCCGCACGAGATCATCGAGGTCACCGACGCGGAGTCGTTCGCGATGACGCGCCGCCTCGCGCGCGAAGAGGGCATCCTCGTGGGCGGTTCGAGCGGCATGGCCGTGGTCGCCGCGCTCAAGGCGGCGGCGAACGCGTCGGCCGACGACGTCTTCGTCGTGCTGCTGCCCGACAGCGGTCGCGGATACCTCGGCAAGATCTTCAACGACAAGTGGATGCGGGCGTACGGCTTCGGCAATGCGCCCGAGGGGCACACCATCGCCGACGTCGTGTCGGCGAAGGCCGGCCGCACGGCACCGCTCGTCTACGTGCACCCGCAGGACACGGTGCGCGAGGCCATCGATCTGATGACCGAGACGGGCGTCTCGCAGCTCGTGGTGCTCTCGGCCGACCCGCCCGTCGTGCTCGGGGAGGTGCTCGGTTCGCTCGGCGAGGAGGGCCTGCTCGGCAAGGTCTTCTCGGGCGACGTGAAGCTCACGGACCAGGTCGCGACCGTGATCGACGACCCGCTGCCGCTCATCGGCGTGAACGAGCCCGTCGCCACCGCGCGCGCCGCGTTCACCGAGGCGCCCGCGCTGCTCGTCACGGACGGCGGCAAGGCGGTCGGCGTGATCTCGCGCACCGACCTGCTCACGTATCTCTCCCACTGAACCGGTCGGCGCGGCGCGGCCGCCGCTTCGACCTTCGACGTGAAAGGCATCACCATGCACGACGACGCACGCTTCGACACCCGCGCGATCCACGCCGGACAGGAGTTCGACCCCACGACCGGTGCGGTCATCCCGCCGGTCTACCTCACGTCGACGTATGTCCAGGACGGCATCGGCGGTCTGCGCGGCGGGTATGAATATTCCCGCGGCGGCAACCCGACGCGCACAGCGCTCGAGACGCAGCTCGCCGCACTCGAGGGCGGCATCCGCGGACTCTCGTTCGCCTCGGGCCTCGCGGCCGAGGATGCGCTGCTGCGCACCGCGCTCCGCCCGGGTGACCACGTCGTGATCGGCAACGACGTCTACGGCGGCACGCACCGGCTCATCCGCCGGATCTTCGGCGACTGGGGCGTCACCCACTCGACCGTCGACACCAGCGACCTCGACGCCGTCCGTGGCGCCGTCGAGCTCGGCACGACGAAGGTGCTGTGGGTCGAGACGCCCTCGAACCCGCTCATGAAGATCTCCGACGTCGCCGCGCTCGCCGAGCTCGGCCAGGAGGCCGGCCTGCTGACCGTCGTCGACAACACGTTCGCGAGCCCGGCGCTGCAGCAGCCGATCTCGCTCGGCGCCGACGTCGTCGTGCATTCGACGACCAAGTACCTGGGCGGCCACTCCGACCTCATCGGCGGCGCGCTCGTGTTCGCCGCCGGCCAGGAGGAGCTCGCCGAGCAGGTCGGCTTCACGCAGTTCGCGGCCGGCGCCGTGTCGAGCCCCTTCGACGCGTTCCTCACGTCACGCGCCATCAAGACCCTGAGCGTCCGGATGCAGCGCCACAGCGAGAACGCCCTCGCGATCGCGGAGCGCCTCGCAGCCCACCCGGGCGTCGCCCGCGTCTTCTACCCCGGGCTCGCCTCGCATCCCGGGCACGAGCTCGCCGCCCGCCAGATGTCGGGCTTCGGCGGCATGCTCTCGATCGAGCTCGCCGGCGGCGGCGAGGCCGCCCACCGGTTCGCGGAGTCGACCGAGCTGTTCCAACTCGCCGAGTCGCTCGGTGGCGTCGAGTCGCTCGTGAACCACCCCTGGTCGATGACGCATGCGTCGGTGCGCGGCACCGACGCCGAGGTGCCCGAGTCGATCGTCCGGCTCTCGGTCGGTATCGAGGACGTCGACGACCTGCTGGCCGACATCGACGCGGCGCTCGCGCGCCTCTAGGCCGGGCAGCCCGCAAGTCGTCGCGCGACCCGCGCCGACGCCTCGGATCCGAGCCGTGGGCGGTGCCGCTGCTCGGCGAGGAAGTAGGCGAGCACCGGCACGTCCCGTGCGTCCCCTCGGATGCGGATCCGCACGGTGCTGCCGGCACCGACGGTGATGCCGAGCCGTTCGGCCGCGGAGCGGCGGACGACGAGGGCCGGACGCCCGTCCTCCGGGTCGGGGCTTGGTTCGACCGCCTCGACGTCGGCCCACTCGAACGCCGTCGGCGCCTCCCGCATGCGCGGCTTCCGCGCGCCGGGGCCGTGCAGGACGTCGCGGATCGTGTGCACCGTGAGGAACTCGGGTGCGAGCGTCAGGATGGCCGCGGGCGCTCGGTGCTTCCGCGTCTCGCGCACGACGTACGGGACGCCGCCCACCGCGATCGCGAGGAAGACGAGGCCGATCAGCCCGTACATCCACGCCGGCCCCGAGAGGGTGACGGCGCGCGCGGGCCCGCCGTCGAGCGTCGTGCCCCACCCGGTCGAGAGCCCCGCGACGACGGCGGGCACGAGCCAGCTCGCGGCGACCGCGAGCAGCGCGATGAGCGTGAACAGCAGGACGAGGAGCTGCGGCAGCCATGACGAGTGCCCGACGCGCTCGAGCGCGGGCGGCTGGGTCGACGTCTGCCATCGGTAGGCGGCGGCGTCGCGCGCCGCTGCGCGGTGACGGGCACGGGTTCGCGGCACGGCTCCATCGTATGGCGGGCGAATGGTCGCGCTCGTGACGGCAGGCTGGCCGGATGTTATCGGACATCGACATTCCGAGGCCGGTGGTCGAGTGCGCGGATGCTCCAGACTGAGCGGGTGAGTTCGCGAACGGATGCCCCGGTCTCGACGCCGAACGTCGACGCGCCCGCGCACGGGACGGCGCACGGCACGCTCGGGCTCGGTCAGGGGACGGCGCTGTACGTCGCGAGCGTGCTCGGAACGGGCATCCTCGTGCTGCCCGGGCTCGCGGCGGCGGCGGCCGGGCCGGCCTCGATCGTCGCCGTCGCGGCCGTACTCGTCCTCTCGGTGCCACTCGCGGGCACCTTCGCGGCGCTCGCCGCACGGTTCCCGGACGCGGGCGGTGTCGCCAGCTACGTCAGGCGCGCCCTCGGCCCGACCGCCGCGCGCATGACCGGCTACTGGTTCTACTTCGGGGTCTGCGTCGGGGCGCCGGTCGTGGCCGTCCTCGGCGGTGAGTATGTGGTGGCGGTGCTCGGCGTCGACCGCGCGGCCGTGCCGATCATCGGGTTCGCGCTCTTCGTGCCGCCGTTCATCGCGAACTGGTTCGGCGTGCGCATCGCCGGGTGGGTGCAGTTCGTGCTCACCGGTCTGCTGCTCGCCGTCGTGATCGGCGTCGTCGCTGCGACGTTCCCCGCCGCGGATGCCGCGAACTTCGAACCGTTCCTGCCGCACGGCTGGGCGGGCGTGGGGCTGGCGATCAGCCTGTTCGTCTGGGCGTTCGCGGGGTGGGAGGTCGGCACCCACATCGCCGGCGAGTTCCGCGACCCGCGTCGCACCATCCCGATCGCCACAGCCATCGCGATCGTCATCGTCGGGCTCGGCTACCTGTCGTTGCAGTTCGTGACCGTGGCGGTGCTCGGCGAACAGGCCGGTGACGGGCAGGTGCCGTTGCTGGCGCTCGTCGAGTCCACCGCGCCGGGCGTCGGATCGGTGCTCGTCGCGATCGTCGCCGGAATCGTCAGCCTGGGTGTGGTGAACGCCTACCTTCCGGCCTTCGGCAAGCTCGGCGCGGCCCTCGGGCGCGACGGCGACCTGCCCCGGTTCCTCGCAAAAGGCGCCGCCGACGGTGAGATCCCGCGCCGCTCGCTTGCCCTGACCGGTGCGCTCATCGTCGTCTATTTCGGACTCATGCTGCTGAACGGGCTCGACCTGACCGCGTTCATCCTGATCCACACCAGCAACATGGTCGCGATCTACGCCGCCGGGATGCTCGCCGCGACGCTGCTGCTGCGCCGTTGGAGCGTCGGCTGGTGGCTCGCGGTCGTCGCAACCGTGATGACCGCGGGGCTCCTCGTGCTCGCCTGGCAGAACCTGCTGGTGCCGCTCGTGCTCGCCGTGGCATCCGTCGCCGTGACCGTCGTGCGCCGCGTGCGCGGCCGCACGCCCTGAGCCATCGCGCGATGCGCGAATGTGGCATCCGATCGCGCTGTGCGTGAGGATGGAGCAATGACCGTTCCCGAGTACGCGCTGCGCGACGGCAACCGGATCCCCGCCCTCGGCCTCGGCACGTACGGGCTCGACGACGAAGTGGGCGTCGAGGCCGTCCTCTCAGCCATCGACGACGGCTACCGCCTCATCGACACCGCCTACAACTACGGCAATGAGGCCGCGGTGGGGGAGGCGCTCCGACGCACCAGCGTCGACCGCTCGGACCTTGTCATCACGACGAAGCTGCCCGGCCGGCACCACGGCACCGACGAGACGCTCGCGAGCTTCGAGGAGTCGAGGCGGCGACTCGGCCTCGAGTGGGTCGACCTGTACCTGATCCACTGGCCGAACCCGAGTGTCGACCGCTACGTCGAGACGTGGCGCACCATGATCACGCTGCGCGAGAAGGGCCTCGTGCGGTCGATCGGCGTGTCGAACTTCACCGAGGGCATGCTCAGACGCCTCCTCGACGAGACGGGGCTCATGCCCGTGGTGAACCAGGTGGAGCTGCACCCGTACTTCCCGCAGGCGGCGCTGCGCGACTTCCACGACGAGTACGGCATCAGGACCGAGAGCTGGAGCCCGCTCGCGAAGCGCAGCGAGCTCCTGCGGGAACCCGTGATCACCGAGCTCGCCGCCCGGTACGGTGTGACGCCGGCGCAGCTCGTGCTGCGCTGGCACGTCGAACTCGAGTCGATCCCGATCCCGAAGTCGGCTGACGCCGAGCGGCGGCGCACGAACCTCGACGTGTTCGGCTTCCAGCTCCTGCCGGAGGACGTCGAGGCCATCTCGTCGCTCGAGCGCGGACGTCTGAACGACGCCGACCCCGAGGTACACGAGGAGATGTGACCGAGGCGACCCCGCGCGAGTCCGGCGCGCCCGGCGGCCCAGCTGCCACCGAGCGCCCGGACGGGGTGTTCTCGGCTCGCTTCCGCTGGCTCAGCCTCGGGATGTTCGCGCTCGTCTTCCTCGCGGCGTTCGAGACCCTCGCGGTGACGACCGTGATGCCGCTGATCGCCGACGAGCTCGACGGCTGGTCCCTGTTCGCGGTCGCCTTCGCGATCCCGCTCGCCTCGGGCGTCGTCGGCATGGTGATCGCCGGCAACTGGTCCGATCGCGATGGGCCGATGGCGCCGCTCATCGCCTCGGCCATCATCTGGCTCATCGGCGTGCTGATCGCCGGAACGGCGACCGACATGGTCGTGTTCGTCATCGGACGGTTCGTCCACGGGTTCGCGGGCGCCGCCGTCATCGTCCCGCTCTATGTGATCGTCGCGCGGAAGTACCCGGAGTACCTCAGAGCCAAGGTGTTCGCGGGCTTCGCCGCGGCGTGGGTGATCCCGTCGATCGTCGGCCCCACCCTCGCCGGGCTGGTCGCCGAGGCGACGAGCTGGCACTGGGTGTTCCTCGGCGTCGCCGTGCTCGCGCTGCCGGTCAGCGTCATGGTGCTGGTGCCGCTCATCCGCGCGCGCCAGGAGCTCGCCGGCGACCGCGATGTGCCGTGGAGTGTACGACGCATCCTCTGGTCGCTCCTGGCTGCGGCAGCGGCGCTCGCGCTCGGCCTCGCGAAGGACCTCGGCGATCCGTGGCGCTGGGTGGCCGCGCCGATCGCGATCGTCGTGGTGCTCATCGCCGTCCGACCGCTCCTGCCCCCGGGAACCCTGTCCGGTCGCCGGGGTCTGCCCGCCACGGTGCTCATGCGCGCCATCGTCGCGGCGGCGTTCTTCGCGACGGAGGTCTATCTGCCCGCGTTCTTCCGCGACACGTACGAGATGCGGCCGAGCGTCGCCGGTGCCGTGCTCACGGGCGCCGGGGTGAGCTGGGCGGTCGCCAGCTGGCTGCAGGGGAAGCTCGACCGGGTGCCGAACACGCGCGTCGTCCGCATCGGCAGTGGCCTGCTGCTCGTCGCGCTCGTCCTCGTGCTCGCCGGCTCGGTGCTCACCTGGCACCCGGCGATCGGGTTCGTGGCCTGGACGCTCGCGGGCTTCGGCATGGGATTCATGTACCCCCGGTTCTCGGTCGCCGTCCTCGAGCTCTCGCCCAGACGGGAACAGGGGTTCAACAGCGCGGCCCTCACGATCGGGGAGTCGCTCGGGGCATCGGTGTCGATCGCGGTCACCGCGCTCGTCGCGAGCGCGTTCGCGTTCGACTGGTACTACCCCGAGTTCACCGTCACCGTCGTCGTGGCGCTCGTAGCGCTGCTGCTCGCCGGCCGGGTCCGGCCGCCGACCACCTCGGCAGGGTAGGTCGGACGGCGTCGCCCCGCCCCGACGGGCCGCGGGGAGAGAACTTCGGGCAGGCTACTACAATCGGACCGGAAATGTGAACGTGCACATTCACGGGCGAACGGTCGCAGGTGATGCAAGAGTCTGATGGAGGGCGAATGCCGAGCATCCGCGACGTCGCGCGCCTGGCCGAGGTGTCGCATCAGACGGTCTCGCGCGTGCTCAACCAGCATCCGAGCATCCGGCCCGAGACGAAGCAGCGGGTCCTCGAGGCGATGGAGACGCTGCAGTACCGGCCGAATCGGGCCGCACGTGCCCTCGTCACGAGCCGTTCGCGGACGATCGGCGTGCTCATGGCGACCACCGGTGAGTACGGCCCCTCGTCCTCGGTCGCCGCGATCGAGGATGCCGCGCGCGAGGCCGGGTACTGGGTCAACACCGCCAACCTCAGTGGCACCACGCCCGAGGCGATCCTCGAGGGTGTCGAGCACCTCATGGAGCAGGCGATCGAGGGTCTCGTGGTGATCGCGCCTCAGGTCCGGGTCTTCAACGTGCTCAGGGACCTCTCGCTCGGCGTGCCGTTCGTGAGCCTGCAATCGGCGTCCGGGGCGCTGCGCACCGAGCTCGCCGCCGACCAGGTGCACGGCGCGCGCGCGGCGACGCAGCATCTCATCGAGCTCGGGCATCACGAGATCGTGCACCTCGCGGGCCCGCGCGACTGGATCGAGGCCGAGAGCCGCATGCAGGGCTACTTGGAGGCGATGTCCGACGCCGATCTGCCGACGAGGCCCCCGATCCTGGGGGATTGGACGGCCGACTTCGGCTACTTCGCCGGCCGCGAGCTCGCGCGCCGTCGCGACTTCAGCGCGGTGTTCGCGGCGAACGACCTCATGGCGATCGGACTGATGCACGGCTTCCGCGATGCCGGGCTCGATGTGCCGAGAGCGGTGAGCGTCGTCGGGTTCGACGACATCCCCGTCTCCCCGCACGTCTGGCCGCCGCTCACGACCGTGCATCAGGAGTTCGCCGAGGCCGGGCGTCGCACGATGGCACTGCTGCTCGCCGAGATGCGTGGCGTCCACGTCGAGCCCGAGTCCCCGCTGCGTCCGAAGCTGGTCGTGAGGGAGTCGACGACCTCGCCGCTGGCGCTCCGCGCCGTGCAGTGACGGTGCCCTGACCGGGCCGGGCGGGGTCGCCCGAACGTCTCGGAATGGCATCGCTTCGCAAGACGTTCCGGATCGACTTGACACCCGGCGGGCCGAGATGCACGATGGTCTCCGATGTGAACGGTCACATGCCGGCGCATCGAGGCATCAGATTCGATTCCATCGACAGCGAGGTCATACGTGAGCCCGACGTTGCATTCGCCCGGGGTCGGCCAACCGCCGATTCTCGAGATGCGCTCCATCACCAAGGAATTCCCGGGCGTCAAAGCCCTCTCCGACGTGTCGATCACGGTGAAGGCCGGTGAGGTCCACGCCATCTGCGGCGAGAACGGCGCCGGGAAGTCGACCCTGATGAAGGTGCTCTCGGGCGTCTACCCCGTCGGCACCTACACCGGCGAGATCTGGTTCCGCGGGGAGCCGGTGGAGTTCAAGGACATCCGCGCGAGCGAGCACGCCGGCATCGCGATCATCCACCAGGAACTCGCGCTGATCCCCGAGCTGTCGATCACCGAGAACATCTTCCTTGGCAACGAGGTGGCCCGCGGCGGCCGCATCGACTGGGTCAAGGCCAAGCGCGAGGCGGTCGACCTGATGGCGCGCGTCGGACTCGTCGACAACCCCGACACCCAGATCAAGCACCTCGGGGTCGGCAAACAGCAGCTCGTCGAGATCGCCAAAGCGCTCGCCAAGAACGTCAAACTGCTGATCCTCGACGAGCCCACCGCCGCGTTGAACGAGGACGACTCCCAGCACCTGCTCGACCTCATCCTCGGGCTCAAGGGCAAGGGCATCGCGTCGATCATGATCAGCCACAAGCTCAACGAGATCGAGCAGATCGCCGACTCGATCACGATCATCCGCGACGGTCGCGCCATCGAGACGCTCGACGTGCGCGCCGGCGGCGTCGACGAGGATCGCATCATCCGCGGCATGGTCGGCCGCTCACTCGAGAGCCGCTACCCCGACCGCACCCCGAAGATCGGCGAGGTGTTCTTCGAGGTCCGCGACTGGACCGTGCAGCACCCGCAGGCGCCCGAGCGACTCGTCGCGAAGCACTCGAGCTTCCACGTGCGCCGCGGCGAGATCGTCGGTCTCGCGGGCCTCATGGGTGCCGGCCGCACCGAGCTGGCGATGAGCCTCTTCGGCCGGTCCTACGGCAACTATCTGTCGGGCACCATCATCAAGGACGGCAAAGAGATCGTCCTGAAAGACGTCGAGGCCGCCATCGATCACGGGCTCGCCTACGTGAGCGAGGACCGGAAGGTGCTCGGGCTGAACCTGCTGGACTCCATCAAGCGCTCGATCGTCTCGGCCAAACTCTCGAAGATCGCCAAGCGCGGCGTCGTCGACGACACCCGCGAGGCGGGTATCGCCGAGGACTACCGGAAGCAGCTGCGCATCAAGACGCCGAGCGTCGACGCCGGCGTCTCGAAGCTCTCGGGCGGCAACCAGCAGAAGGTCGTCCTCGCGAAATGGATGTTCACAGACCCCGACCTGCTGATCCTCGACGAGCCGACCCGCGGCATCGACGTGGGGGCGAAGTACGAGATCTACACGATCATCCAGAAGCTCGCCGCGCAGGGCAAGGGCGTCATCCTCATCTCGAGTGAGCTGCCCGAGCTGCTCGGCATCGCCGACCGCATCTACACCGTCTTCGAAGGCCAGATCACCGATGACATCCCCGCATCCGACGCGACCCCGGAGAACCTCATGCGCAGCATGACCTCCGCCAAGAAGAAGGCAATCGCATGACCAGCGCGACCGAAACCAGCCCGAAGAAGAAGAGCGGCGGGCTCGCCGACATCCGCAAGGCGTTCGGCGGCGGCCAGTCGACCCTGCGCCAGTTCGGCATCCTCGGGTCGCTCATCGTCATCATCGTGTTCTTCCAGATCATGACGGACGGGCTCACCCTCTCGCCGACGAACCTCATCAACGTCGTCAACCAGTACTCGTACATCCTGATCCTGGCGATCGGCATGGTGATGGTCATCATCATGGGGCACATCGACCTCTCCGTCGGGTCGGTGGCCGCGTTCACCGGCATCGTGGTCGCGAAGTCCATGGCGGATTGGAACCTGCCCTGGCCGTTCGCGATCCTGCTCGGCCTCCTCGTCGGCGTGGCGATCGGCGCGTGGCAGGGCTTCTGGGTCGCCTATGTGGGGGTTCCGGCCTTCATCGTGACCCTGGCCGGCATGCTCATCTTCCGCGGCGCGAACCAGGTCGTCGGCCAGTCCACGACCGTGCCCGTTTCGCCCGAGTTCGGCAAGATCGGGGCCGGGTACCTGCCAGAGCTCGCCCTGCCGCTGAACTTCAACGTGCTGACGATGGTGCTGGGCGTCCTGGGCGTCGCCTGGATCGTGTGGAACGAGCTCCGCCTCCGCGCGCAACAGCGCAAGACCGGGTCGTCCATGGCACCGGCGTGGGTCTCGATCCTGAAGGTCGTCGTCCTCTCGGGCGTCATCCTCTGGGCCGCATGGCTCTTCGCGACCGGCCGCCCGGGTACGAGCTTCCCGATCTCGGGCATCATCCTCGTCGTCCTGGTGATCGTGTACTCGTTCGTCACGAACAACACGATCTTCGGCCGGCACATCTACGCGGTCGGCGGCAACCGTCTGGCCGCGACGCTCTCGGGCGTCAAGGACCGCCGTGTCGACTTCTTCGTCATGATGAACATGTCGGTCCTCGCGGCACTCGCCGGCATGATCTTCGTCGCCCGGTCGACGGCCTCCGGGCCGCAGGACGGCAACGGCTGGGAGCTCGACGCCATCGCATCCGTGTTCATCGGCGGCGCGGCCGTCTCGGGCGGCATCGGCACCGTGATCGGCTCGATCATCGGTGGTCTCGTCATGGCCTTCCTGAACAACGGTCTGCAGCTGCTCGGCGTCGGCGCCGACTTCGTCTCGATCATCAAGGGGCTCGTGCTCCTGCTCGCGGTGGGTGTCGACGTGCTCAGCAAGCGCAGCGGCGGCCCGTCCATCCTCGGCATCTGGTCGCGTCGCCGGCAGGCACGTCTCGAGACCGCCGCCCCCGAAGCTCCCGCCGTCGTACCGACGGCCGGGACGAATGAGACGAGCCAGCCGGCCGACGTCGTGCGCGACTGACGCGCACCCGCCGAATCGTCTCACCACACCAAGAGAGAAAGTGACACATCGATGAAGAGAATCGCTTTGACGGCAACCGCCGTGGCAGCGGCGGCAGCATTGGCGCTGGCCGGTTGCGCGAGCGGCGAGCGCGGTGGCTCCGACGCCGGCAGCTCCGAGTCGGCCGGCTTCCCGGCCGACTCCACGATCGGCGTCGCCCTTCCCGACAAGACCTCGGAGAACTGGGTGCTCGCGGGCGGACTGTTCGAGTCCGGGCTCAAGGATGCCGGGTTCAAGCCCGACGTCCAGTACGCTCCCGCGTCGAACACCGTCGCCGAGCAGCAGAACCAGATCTCGGCCATGATCACCAACGGTGCGAAGGTCATCGTGATCGGTGCGAAGGACGGCAAGCAGCTCGGCACGCAGCTCCAGCAGGCTGCGGATGCGGGCGTGAAGATCATCGCGTACGATCGGCTTCTCGAGAACACCGAGAACGTCGACTACTACGTGGCGTTCGACAACTTCAAGGTGGGCCAGCTGCAGGGTGAGGCGCTGCTCGAGGGTCTCGCCGCACGCTCGGGTCACGACGCCCCGTGGAACATCGAGCTCTTCTCGGGCTCGCCCGACGACGCCAACTCGGCGGTCTTCTTCAACGGCGCGATGGACGTGCTGCAGCCGAAGATCGACGACGGCACGCTCGTCGTCGCGTCGGGTCAGACCGAGATCGCGCAGACCGCGACCGAGGGCTGGCTGGCCGAGAACGCGCAGAGCCGCATGGACTCGCTGCTGACCTCGACCTACGGCGACAAGGAGATCGACGGTGTCCTCTCGCCGAACGACACCCTGGCGCGTGCCATCCTCACGTCGGCCCAGCAGGCCGGCAAGGACGTCACCAAGATCACCGTGACCGGCCAGGACTCCGAGGTCGAGTCGGTCAAGTCGATCATGGACGGCATCCAGTACTCGACCATCAACAAGGACACCACGCTCCTGGTCGAGCAGACGATCAAGATGATCGAGCAGCTTCAGAAGGGTGAAGAGGTCGACGTCAACGACACCGAGCAGTAC is a genomic window of Agromyces protaetiae containing:
- a CDS encoding cystathionine beta-synthase, which gives rise to MKYAESITDLVGDTPLVKLRHVTEGVTDATVLVKLEYLNPGGSSKDRIAARIIDAAEAEGLLKPGGTIVEPTSGNTGVGLALVAQQRGYRCVFVCPDKVGEDKRNVLTAYGAEVVVTPTAVAPDSPESYYSVSDRLAREIPGAFKPNQYANPNGPRSHYETTGPEIWRDTDGEITHFVAGVGTGGTISGTGRYLREVSDDRVRIIGADPEGSVYSGGTGRPYFVEGVGEDFWPAAYDPAVPHEIIEVTDAESFAMTRRLAREEGILVGGSSGMAVVAALKAAANASADDVFVVLLPDSGRGYLGKIFNDKWMRAYGFGNAPEGHTIADVVSAKAGRTAPLVYVHPQDTVREAIDLMTETGVSQLVVLSADPPVVLGEVLGSLGEEGLLGKVFSGDVKLTDQVATVIDDPLPLIGVNEPVATARAAFTEAPALLVTDGGKAVGVISRTDLLTYLSH
- a CDS encoding cystathionine gamma-synthase; translation: MHDDARFDTRAIHAGQEFDPTTGAVIPPVYLTSTYVQDGIGGLRGGYEYSRGGNPTRTALETQLAALEGGIRGLSFASGLAAEDALLRTALRPGDHVVIGNDVYGGTHRLIRRIFGDWGVTHSTVDTSDLDAVRGAVELGTTKVLWVETPSNPLMKISDVAALAELGQEAGLLTVVDNTFASPALQQPISLGADVVVHSTTKYLGGHSDLIGGALVFAAGQEELAEQVGFTQFAAGAVSSPFDAFLTSRAIKTLSVRMQRHSENALAIAERLAAHPGVARVFYPGLASHPGHELAARQMSGFGGMLSIELAGGGEAAHRFAESTELFQLAESLGGVESLVNHPWSMTHASVRGTDAEVPESIVRLSVGIEDVDDLLADIDAALARL
- a CDS encoding APC family permease, which produces MSSRTDAPVSTPNVDAPAHGTAHGTLGLGQGTALYVASVLGTGILVLPGLAAAAAGPASIVAVAAVLVLSVPLAGTFAALAARFPDAGGVASYVRRALGPTAARMTGYWFYFGVCVGAPVVAVLGGEYVVAVLGVDRAAVPIIGFALFVPPFIANWFGVRIAGWVQFVLTGLLLAVVIGVVAATFPAADAANFEPFLPHGWAGVGLAISLFVWAFAGWEVGTHIAGEFRDPRRTIPIATAIAIVIVGLGYLSLQFVTVAVLGEQAGDGQVPLLALVESTAPGVGSVLVAIVAGIVSLGVVNAYLPAFGKLGAALGRDGDLPRFLAKGAADGEIPRRSLALTGALIVVYFGLMLLNGLDLTAFILIHTSNMVAIYAAGMLAATLLLRRWSVGWWLAVVATVMTAGLLVLAWQNLLVPLVLAVASVAVTVVRRVRGRTP
- a CDS encoding aldo/keto reductase; translation: MTVPEYALRDGNRIPALGLGTYGLDDEVGVEAVLSAIDDGYRLIDTAYNYGNEAAVGEALRRTSVDRSDLVITTKLPGRHHGTDETLASFEESRRRLGLEWVDLYLIHWPNPSVDRYVETWRTMITLREKGLVRSIGVSNFTEGMLRRLLDETGLMPVVNQVELHPYFPQAALRDFHDEYGIRTESWSPLAKRSELLREPVITELAARYGVTPAQLVLRWHVELESIPIPKSADAERRRTNLDVFGFQLLPEDVEAISSLERGRLNDADPEVHEEM
- a CDS encoding MFS transporter, translated to MTEATPRESGAPGGPAATERPDGVFSARFRWLSLGMFALVFLAAFETLAVTTVMPLIADELDGWSLFAVAFAIPLASGVVGMVIAGNWSDRDGPMAPLIASAIIWLIGVLIAGTATDMVVFVIGRFVHGFAGAAVIVPLYVIVARKYPEYLRAKVFAGFAAAWVIPSIVGPTLAGLVAEATSWHWVFLGVAVLALPVSVMVLVPLIRARQELAGDRDVPWSVRRILWSLLAAAAALALGLAKDLGDPWRWVAAPIAIVVVLIAVRPLLPPGTLSGRRGLPATVLMRAIVAAAFFATEVYLPAFFRDTYEMRPSVAGAVLTGAGVSWAVASWLQGKLDRVPNTRVVRIGSGLLLVALVLVLAGSVLTWHPAIGFVAWTLAGFGMGFMYPRFSVAVLELSPRREQGFNSAALTIGESLGASVSIAVTALVASAFAFDWYYPEFTVTVVVALVALLLAGRVRPPTTSAG
- a CDS encoding LacI family DNA-binding transcriptional regulator — translated: MPSIRDVARLAEVSHQTVSRVLNQHPSIRPETKQRVLEAMETLQYRPNRAARALVTSRSRTIGVLMATTGEYGPSSSVAAIEDAAREAGYWVNTANLSGTTPEAILEGVEHLMEQAIEGLVVIAPQVRVFNVLRDLSLGVPFVSLQSASGALRTELAADQVHGARAATQHLIELGHHEIVHLAGPRDWIEAESRMQGYLEAMSDADLPTRPPILGDWTADFGYFAGRELARRRDFSAVFAANDLMAIGLMHGFRDAGLDVPRAVSVVGFDDIPVSPHVWPPLTTVHQEFAEAGRRTMALLLAEMRGVHVEPESPLRPKLVVRESTTSPLALRAVQ
- the mmsA gene encoding multiple monosaccharide ABC transporter ATP-binding protein, which produces MRSITKEFPGVKALSDVSITVKAGEVHAICGENGAGKSTLMKVLSGVYPVGTYTGEIWFRGEPVEFKDIRASEHAGIAIIHQELALIPELSITENIFLGNEVARGGRIDWVKAKREAVDLMARVGLVDNPDTQIKHLGVGKQQLVEIAKALAKNVKLLILDEPTAALNEDDSQHLLDLILGLKGKGIASIMISHKLNEIEQIADSITIIRDGRAIETLDVRAGGVDEDRIIRGMVGRSLESRYPDRTPKIGEVFFEVRDWTVQHPQAPERLVAKHSSFHVRRGEIVGLAGLMGAGRTELAMSLFGRSYGNYLSGTIIKDGKEIVLKDVEAAIDHGLAYVSEDRKVLGLNLLDSIKRSIVSAKLSKIAKRGVVDDTREAGIAEDYRKQLRIKTPSVDAGVSKLSGGNQQKVVLAKWMFTDPDLLILDEPTRGIDVGAKYEIYTIIQKLAAQGKGVILISSELPELLGIADRIYTVFEGQITDDIPASDATPENLMRSMTSAKKKAIA